Genomic DNA from uncultured Desulfuromusa sp.:
GGTTCTCCGGGTTGTCCAATGATGTTTATTTTCAGATTGCTCTGTTGACGACGGTCGGTCTGGTGGCTAAGAACGCGATTTTGATTGTTGAGTTTGCCAAGAGTCTGGTTGAAAGTGGGCGGAGTATTATTGTTTCGACCATGTTGGCGGCTGAGCAGCGGCTGCGACCGATCTTGATGACTTCCATGGCTTTCATCCTCGGGGTGACCCCGTTGGCGATAGCCAATGGTGCAGGCTCCGCGAGCCAGAATGCTATCGGCATCGGCGTTATCGGCGGGATGATTGCGGCCACAACTTTGGCTATGGTCTTTGTGCCGATGTTTTTCATTGTGATTGAAAAATGGTCGATGAAGAGAAAAAAGTAAAACCAGAATTAAGAAGTGAGGCTGATGATGCGCTATAAAATTCTAACCGCTTTTCTGCTGCTGACAGTGATGCTGGGTTGTTCGATGATTCCTGCTTACCAACGGCCCGACTCTCCGGTCGCCGTAACCTGGCCGGAACAGACGCCTGATCCTGATACACAGGTCGGCTTTGCCGCTGAGATCGCCTGGAAAGATTATATCCAATCCGAGGTTCTTCATGATTTGATTGAACGGGTGTTGGAGAACAACCGTGATCTTCGTATTGCGGCTCTGAATATTGAGCAAGCTCAAGCCACCTATCGCATCCAACGGACTGCACTGTTGCCAACGATTGCGGCTAACGGCAAGGCTGCCCGGACGGGAGTTCCGGATGATGTCAGTTCCACCGGTCGAGGCTACACTGCTACAAGCCTTAATGCTAATGTTGCTTTGGCTGCTTATGAGCTAGATTTTTTTGGTCGTGTCAGAAGTCTCAATCAAGCCGCTTTGGAAGCTTATCTGGCAACGGAAGAGGCGTGGGTTAGTGCCCGAATTTCGTTGATTGCTGAGACGGCGAATGCTTATTTAAGTCTCCTTGCAGATCAGAAACTGTTACAGTTGTCGAAAGATAATCATTCTTCTCAGGTAGAAACGTATCAGGTTGTCAAGCTCCAGTTTGATGTCGGTTCCGTCACTCGACTTGATGTGGCTCAAGCAGCAACAGCAGTTGAGAATGCGCGTGTCGCGATTGCCCGCTATAGCAGGCGAGTGGCTCAGGATCGAAATGCCCTTATTTATCTGGCTGGGGACGATATCGGTGACCTCCTGAGTCAGGAAGAGACCATCGACACGGTTCAGATGATCGAAAATCTGCCGGCAGGTCTCCCTTCAGCTCTTCTGTTGCAGCGCCCAGATATTCGTCAGGCAGAGCATGTCCTCAAATCGGCAAATGCCGATATCGGTGCAGCGCGGGCGGCCCTCTATCCGTCGATCAGCCTCACAGGCGCTTTTGGTCTGGCGAGCGACAGTCTTGATGGGCTGGTCAAATCTGGAGCCATGTATGCCTGGAACTTTTCCCCTTCACTGACGGTTCCGATCTTTAACCGTGGCAAGCTGAAGGCCTCCCTCGAAGTCGCTGAAGTGAACGAGAAAATAGCGGCAACTCAGTATGAGCAGGCAATTCAGACGGCTTTTCGTGAAGTTGCTGACCAATTGGCAGCGCGCAGGACTTATCAGTTTCAGCTTGATGCCCAGGATGCTCTTGTTAGTACAACGAATGAAGCTTATGAGTTGTCAAAAACACGTTACGATAATGGTGTTGATAATTTTCTGATTGTACTTGATTCTCAGCGCTCGTTGTTTGCTGCTCAGCAGGAGGCGATAAGCGTCAAGCAAGCTTATCTGGCTAATCTGGTCAGTCTGTACAAGGTCCTCGGTGGTGGGCAGCTTTAATCCTGTCGATGCAAAAAAAGACCGCCATTTCCCAACACAAAGGAAATGGCGGTCTTTTCATTGACATAGGAGAATCGGGGGACATAATACCGATTTAAAAGTTTTTCAAGTGGAAAAAGAAACCATTAACCTGTCTATCACATACCAAATCACATGAAATGATGCTGATCCGGAGGGGGATTGATGGCACGTTTTCACGTCTGGTTGTTCCAACCTATCCATATCACATAGTCCAGCGTGGTGTCCGTTTCATGGACATCTTTTCTGATGATCAAGATCGACTTGCCTATTTGCAAATGATGGCAGAAGAAGCCGAATTCTCAGGAGTGACCTTCCTGTTATGGTGCCTAACTGGGATTTGCCTCCTACCGGTTTGTCATTATTTACAATAAAAAATGAGAAAAAGCTTGACAGTTGTCGAAATTAGCACAAAAATACCGTACAAATTAAGACAAAAAAAGTCACAATTGTTGGGTGAGTTTTCTGCCACGGAATTTTTTAATTAACCAGCGGAAAGGAGAATCTTTAGTTGTACCCTTAAATATGACTAAAATGGTTAATTTTAATTTTGTTGTTCTGGCTGTTGATTCAGCATGTATTGCCTAGTGTCCTGGTAGGTAAGTTGTTTGAATGATTTCTGAAATTTTTTTTCGCTGTCAAGGTATGCCGCCGCAGGCTTAGTTCTGAAGCCGGGCAGGCAGAAAATAGACAGCGGTAAAAAGAGGCCGGGATGAGTCGTAATAACTAACCGCATAGGGCACTAATCTAAGGCCTGGGTGCCTAAACGAACGCGAGTAAGCGTTCATACGTGTAATAAAAGGAGATGAAGATGGAAATGAAGAGGTTTGGAAAAAGTGTGTTTGTTTTGGTTGTTGTATTGACCACAGCTGTTGTTTTTGCAGGTACAGTTTCAGCCGCGGACTACAAATATGGTATCCGTGTGCGAGGCCTTGCGGTTCTTCCAGATGCCGAAGCTGATAACGAACTTAGTAGCCTGGGGATTGATGCTTCAGATGATCTGACCCCCGAGCTTGATCTGGAGTTTTTTTTCACGTCTTATCTTTCCGCTGAACTGATCTTGGGAGTCACCAGGCATGATATTACATCCAATGGTTCCTATCTCGGTTCCACCTGGTTGCTGCCACCGACTTTAACCCTGAAATATCATTTTCTTGCTGACTCTGACATCAGCCCTTACCTGGGTGCTGGAGTGAACTATGTGATTCCATTTGACGAGCAACTCAATGGCGTAAGCGATTTCAGCATTGACGAGAGTTTTGGCTGGGCGGTTCAAGCCGGTGTCGATTGGGCATTAGGTAACAGCTGGTATGCCAACATTGATTTTAAATATCTCAATGTTGAAACCGAAATGAAAATTGGTGGGGAAAAATATGATCTCGATCTCAATCCGGTCGTGATTGGTATGGGTGTCGGCTATAGATTCTGATCGTTCCCTGGCGCCTCTGGCCTGATTCTGTTTTAGACTCCCCAGTTATGGCTGGGGAGTTTTTTTATCTGGAACTGAAACGGGGGACATAATACCAATTTAAAAATCTTGCAAGTGGAAAAAGAAACCTTTAACCTGTTTATCACATACCAATAACATGAAATGATGCTGATCCGGAGGGGGATTGATGGCACGTTTTGCACGTCTTGTTGTTCCAAACTATCCACATCACATAGTCCAACGCGGTGTCCGTTCCATGGACATCTTTTCTGATGACCAAGATCGGCTTGCCTATTTGCAAATGATGGCAGAAGAAGCTGAATTCTCAGGAGTGACCTTCCTGTCTTGGTGCCTGATGACCAATCATGTTCACCTCATTGCTGTTCCTGAACATGAAGATTCCCTGGCGCGCACCATCGGAGAAGCCCACCGTCGCTATACCCGTAAGAAGAATTTCACCGCAGGAGTCCGAGGTTATCTTACAGCTGTGGTGTAGTCGAAGACGACCCTCTGGTCCAGCAACACTTACCCCAAATGGTAGACGATTGGTCAAAGTTTCTGGAGACGACAGATGAAGAACAGGATCGCATGATACTCAAAAACACGAAAATCGGTCGACCTTTGGGAAAGAAGAAATTCATTCTCGATCTGGAGAAGTTAACCGGTCGGGAGTTGATGTTGAAAACAGCAGGGAGGCCACGAGTTGACAGGAAATAGGTATTATGTCCCCGGAATATTATTCAGGTTGAAGAGTAGACCTGCATTCAATGCTTTTGAGGGGGGAAGATGTTTATTCAAATTTCAGATAACAGCCCGTTTTCGCGCGCAGGGAAAGACCTGTTTGGTGGAGGCGGGCTGTTTTGTGTTTGGGGAGGGCAAACCCGTGGAAGCTTTGATTGTCAATGTGTAGACGCGACACCTATGGGGCGCGTTCTTGCAAATTGAATTCACCCACCAATGATACTTACGAAAGAAAGGGGACATAAGTGAAAAGTAAATTAGTTTTCTG
This window encodes:
- a CDS encoding efflux transporter outer membrane subunit — translated: MMRYKILTAFLLLTVMLGCSMIPAYQRPDSPVAVTWPEQTPDPDTQVGFAAEIAWKDYIQSEVLHDLIERVLENNRDLRIAALNIEQAQATYRIQRTALLPTIAANGKAARTGVPDDVSSTGRGYTATSLNANVALAAYELDFFGRVRSLNQAALEAYLATEEAWVSARISLIAETANAYLSLLADQKLLQLSKDNHSSQVETYQVVKLQFDVGSVTRLDVAQAATAVENARVAIARYSRRVAQDRNALIYLAGDDIGDLLSQEETIDTVQMIENLPAGLPSALLLQRPDIRQAEHVLKSANADIGAARAALYPSISLTGAFGLASDSLDGLVKSGAMYAWNFSPSLTVPIFNRGKLKASLEVAEVNEKIAATQYEQAIQTAFREVADQLAARRTYQFQLDAQDALVSTTNEAYELSKTRYDNGVDNFLIVLDSQRSLFAAQQEAISVKQAYLANLVSLYKVLGGGQL
- a CDS encoding OmpW family outer membrane protein translates to MEMKRFGKSVFVLVVVLTTAVVFAGTVSAADYKYGIRVRGLAVLPDAEADNELSSLGIDASDDLTPELDLEFFFTSYLSAELILGVTRHDITSNGSYLGSTWLLPPTLTLKYHFLADSDISPYLGAGVNYVIPFDEQLNGVSDFSIDESFGWAVQAGVDWALGNSWYANIDFKYLNVETEMKIGGEKYDLDLNPVVIGMGVGYRF
- a CDS encoding transposase is translated as MARFARLVVPNYPHHIVQRGVRSMDIFSDDQDRLAYLQMMAEEAEFSGVTFLSWCLMTNHVHLIAVPEHEDSLARTIGEAHRRYTRKKNFTAGVRGYLTAVV